A single Gemmatimonadota bacterium DNA region contains:
- a CDS encoding SusD/RagB family nutrient-binding outer membrane lipoprotein has protein sequence MNKTWLRGLTHGLTGLTVIAGAVACNTENITTANRNPNSPTSAPAGALFTSATSAAVGRWVGFGGPAIIIQQIANTTYPTADSYISLQADGTTGTFNGPYNNDLQDLRQVISKGKAASAPGIFGPAMVLQTWDFSYLTDYFGDVPYSDALKADSGVVAPKYDAQKDIYAGFFATLKAASDAMGGATAGSAGLGTADPIYGGDLAQWRKFANSLRARYAMRLVNVDPTTADAELKAAFTDAGGVFTSNADNAKLAWPGDGVSDNPFADVLKTRDDARLARTMTALMANDPRIKVYGQPVVDSSAYPNGYGGMPAALLQDSANVWYRKASRPGLVFYPGVTSYGTFGTSAGLSFPSKLMTYAELMFIRAEAAERGIGGVPHGEAAADYYAAIQASMAQWGVTDATAIAAFMAQPSIVYQGGTAGLKQIATQKYIALFGDDGQAWAEWRRTCTPVIVPGPSTIVPYIPRRYYYSTTEASVNATNLNAAIARQGPDNFGTRVYWDTKPTAAPTCQ, from the coding sequence ATGAACAAGACTTGGCTACGCGGCCTCACACACGGCCTTACCGGGCTCACGGTGATTGCCGGAGCGGTGGCGTGTAACACCGAAAACATCACGACCGCCAACCGGAATCCAAACAGTCCGACTTCCGCACCGGCAGGCGCGCTCTTCACGAGCGCGACTTCGGCCGCAGTCGGGCGCTGGGTGGGTTTCGGAGGCCCCGCGATCATCATTCAACAGATCGCCAACACGACTTATCCGACGGCAGACTCGTACATCAGTCTTCAGGCCGACGGTACGACAGGCACATTCAACGGGCCTTACAACAATGACCTGCAGGATCTGCGGCAGGTAATCTCGAAAGGGAAGGCCGCGTCCGCACCGGGCATTTTCGGTCCGGCGATGGTCTTGCAGACGTGGGATTTCAGCTACCTGACGGATTACTTCGGTGATGTCCCGTACTCGGACGCGCTCAAGGCAGATTCAGGCGTGGTCGCTCCGAAGTACGATGCGCAGAAGGACATCTACGCTGGTTTCTTCGCCACGCTCAAGGCAGCTTCTGATGCAATGGGCGGCGCAACAGCTGGCTCGGCAGGTCTTGGAACTGCCGATCCCATATACGGAGGCGATCTCGCGCAGTGGCGGAAGTTCGCCAATTCGCTCCGTGCCCGTTATGCGATGCGTCTCGTAAACGTCGATCCGACGACCGCCGACGCGGAGCTCAAGGCAGCCTTCACCGACGCGGGCGGCGTGTTCACGTCCAACGCTGACAACGCCAAGCTCGCGTGGCCTGGCGACGGTGTGTCGGACAATCCGTTCGCGGATGTGCTCAAGACGCGCGACGACGCACGTCTTGCACGCACGATGACGGCGCTCATGGCGAACGATCCGCGTATCAAGGTCTATGGCCAGCCAGTCGTCGACAGCTCGGCGTATCCCAACGGATACGGCGGAATGCCGGCGGCGCTCCTGCAGGACTCTGCCAACGTTTGGTACCGAAAGGCGTCGCGTCCCGGTCTTGTGTTCTATCCGGGCGTCACATCCTACGGCACCTTCGGTACTTCTGCCGGACTCTCGTTTCCATCCAAGCTCATGACGTACGCCGAGTTGATGTTCATCCGCGCCGAGGCGGCGGAGCGCGGCATCGGCGGTGTCCCGCATGGCGAGGCGGCCGCGGATTACTATGCTGCAATTCAGGCGTCGATGGCGCAGTGGGGAGTTACGGACGCTACAGCGATCGCCGCGTTCATGGCTCAGCCGAGTATCGTGTATCAGGGCGGCACGGCGGGGCTCAAGCAGATCGCAACACAGAAATACATCGCGCTGTTCGGCGATGACGGCCAGGCATGGGCAGAGTGGCGCCGCACCTGTACACCGGTCATCGTTCCAGGGCCGAGCACGATAGTTCCGTACATTCCGCGTCGTTACTACTACTCGACCACTGAAGCGTCGGTCAACGCGACGAACCTCAACGCTGCGATCGCGCGACAGGGTCCGGACAACTTCGGTACACGCGTGTACTGGGATACCAAGCCCACGGCAGCTCCAACCTGCCAGTAG
- a CDS encoding SusC/RagA family TonB-linked outer membrane protein, with the protein MVSGRVTAETGEAIPAATVAIPALSVGAVTDDQGRYTFAIPASRLTSTSVTVMVRRIGYRSQSIVISPHLGSTTTANFTLAALINQLEGVVTTALGQQREKSQLGTAQQEISSKELNATHSQNFVDQLAGKVSGMVVTSSGTPGASTKITIRGSNSINGDNNPLFVVDGIPVSSDDRGGSFNVGSLSNSASSGLDLGSVINDINPEDIESVSVLKGPNAAALYGSRAANGVIVITTKHGANSNAKLRTALTSTYTWDRPSTYMDWQNLYGQGSGGNFAFKDGKGGGVNDGYDQSYGPRMNGQLIPQFDSPVDAQGNRIPTPFIPHPDNADSFFQTGHSFANTFAVSGGTDNANGRFSIGNNETQGVIPNNTFRNLSSSLAGNFRLGSKFTTSGNVQYVQGTAHNRPGQGYNTSILEQFIWFGRQVNMNELKAQQYDANGNLYNWNYNFHNNPYWLQYDNPEYDIRNRVIGSVSGTYTVNDWLSATLRGGQDYYNWKINRDFAAGNIQYSDPNYAGAFSNATQDNTESNVDLLLNVNKQLRTRLAFTGLLGGTLRRNTFGSTNVSTPGISVPGIYNVSNAAITPTLQQFDSDRRVNSVYESGALTWDNWWTVEATGRTDWSSTLPQGQNSYFYPGVNTSLVLTNALPQLKSKVLTYAKLRGAFARVGSDATPYQLATVFNGSSTKFGSLPKFSLSDNLANANLKPEQTTSSEVGAELAFLDSRVTVDASYYDKETKNQILNLVIPPTSGYLTQAINAGQISNKGFEATLGITPLRSDNGLNWTTTFNYASNKSKVVALTPGLTTVVLGTQRSASVVATAGQPYGQLTGYTFLRDSSGNLLTQKGLPIRGPAAVLGNVNPRWVGGWNNEFKFKRFTGSFLFDFHVGGQFFSNTNMMCDQSGMCANTLKGREVDWNNPGIVVKGIDKASGKPNTVNVTSEQYFQSLWLFNQAYTYTDTYVKLREVRVGYDLPTTLANRFSAQTINVALVGRNLWTQTNVPNIDPEFTYNTGNAQGLEFAPMPTTRSIGITFQVTP; encoded by the coding sequence GTGGTCTCAGGCCGAGTCACCGCTGAAACCGGTGAAGCAATTCCCGCGGCGACCGTCGCAATTCCGGCATTGAGTGTCGGAGCTGTCACCGATGATCAGGGACGCTATACCTTCGCAATTCCGGCGTCGCGGCTGACCAGTACTTCCGTCACCGTAATGGTGCGGAGAATCGGTTACCGCTCGCAGAGCATCGTCATCTCTCCTCACCTCGGCTCGACGACGACGGCCAATTTCACCCTCGCGGCCCTCATCAATCAGCTCGAGGGTGTCGTTACAACTGCCCTCGGCCAGCAGCGTGAAAAGAGTCAGCTCGGAACCGCGCAGCAGGAGATTTCGAGCAAGGAGCTCAACGCAACCCACTCGCAGAACTTCGTCGACCAGCTGGCAGGCAAGGTTTCAGGCATGGTCGTGACAAGCTCCGGCACACCGGGTGCTTCGACGAAGATCACCATCCGCGGTTCCAACTCGATCAACGGCGACAACAATCCACTATTCGTGGTGGATGGCATACCCGTTTCGAGCGACGATCGCGGCGGATCATTCAATGTCGGCTCGCTTTCGAACTCGGCCAGCTCCGGACTCGACCTGGGCAGCGTCATCAACGACATCAACCCCGAAGACATCGAGTCCGTTTCGGTGCTCAAGGGGCCGAACGCCGCCGCGCTATACGGCTCACGCGCAGCGAACGGCGTCATCGTAATCACAACCAAGCACGGCGCCAACTCCAACGCCAAGCTCCGGACGGCTCTTACCAGTACCTACACCTGGGACAGGCCTTCTACTTATATGGACTGGCAGAATCTCTACGGCCAGGGTTCCGGTGGTAACTTCGCATTCAAGGACGGCAAGGGCGGTGGTGTGAACGACGGTTACGATCAGAGCTACGGCCCGCGCATGAACGGGCAGCTGATCCCGCAGTTCGACAGCCCAGTCGATGCACAGGGCAATCGGATACCGACTCCGTTCATTCCCCACCCGGACAACGCGGATAGTTTCTTCCAGACCGGACACAGCTTCGCCAATACTTTCGCCGTGTCTGGCGGAACCGACAACGCGAACGGCCGCTTCTCCATCGGAAACAACGAGACGCAAGGGGTCATCCCGAACAACACGTTCCGCAATCTGTCCAGTTCTCTCGCTGGTAACTTCCGGCTCGGCAGCAAGTTCACGACTTCCGGAAATGTTCAGTACGTTCAGGGGACTGCCCACAATCGGCCTGGCCAAGGCTACAATACGAGCATTCTCGAGCAGTTCATCTGGTTCGGCCGTCAGGTGAACATGAACGAGCTCAAGGCGCAGCAGTACGACGCCAACGGCAACCTGTACAACTGGAACTACAACTTCCACAACAACCCGTACTGGCTGCAGTACGACAACCCGGAATACGACATCCGCAACCGCGTAATCGGAAGCGTGAGCGGAACGTACACGGTGAACGACTGGCTCTCCGCTACACTTCGCGGCGGTCAGGATTACTACAACTGGAAGATCAATCGCGATTTCGCGGCTGGCAACATCCAGTATTCCGATCCGAACTACGCCGGCGCGTTCTCGAACGCGACTCAGGACAACACCGAGAGCAACGTGGATCTGCTGCTCAACGTGAACAAGCAGCTGAGGACGCGTCTCGCATTTACCGGCCTGCTCGGTGGAACCCTGCGTCGCAACACGTTCGGATCCACGAACGTCTCGACGCCAGGCATCTCGGTACCCGGCATCTACAACGTCTCAAACGCCGCCATCACGCCGACGCTTCAGCAGTTCGATTCCGATCGGCGCGTGAACAGTGTTTACGAGTCTGGCGCGCTCACGTGGGACAACTGGTGGACTGTCGAGGCAACCGGCAGAACCGACTGGTCGTCGACACTCCCTCAGGGTCAGAACTCGTACTTCTACCCGGGCGTGAATACGTCGCTGGTTCTCACCAACGCTCTTCCGCAGTTGAAGTCCAAGGTGCTCACATACGCCAAGCTGCGCGGCGCATTCGCGCGTGTCGGCAGCGACGCTACGCCATACCAGTTGGCGACGGTGTTCAACGGCTCTTCGACCAAGTTTGGATCGCTGCCGAAATTCTCGCTCTCCGACAATCTCGCCAACGCGAATCTCAAGCCGGAGCAGACGACGAGCTCCGAAGTCGGCGCAGAGCTCGCTTTCCTGGACAGCCGAGTCACGGTCGACGCGAGCTACTACGACAAGGAAACGAAGAATCAGATCCTCAACCTCGTGATTCCGCCCACGTCCGGTTACCTGACACAGGCAATCAACGCGGGTCAGATCTCCAACAAGGGATTCGAGGCCACGCTCGGTATAACGCCGCTGCGTTCCGACAACGGACTGAACTGGACGACCACGTTCAACTATGCCAGCAACAAGAGCAAGGTCGTCGCACTGACGCCTGGTCTCACTACCGTCGTGCTCGGCACTCAGCGTAGCGCATCGGTGGTGGCCACCGCTGGTCAGCCGTATGGCCAGCTCACCGGCTACACGTTCCTTCGCGACTCCAGCGGCAATCTGCTCACACAGAAGGGGCTTCCGATCCGCGGGCCGGCGGCTGTACTCGGCAACGTGAATCCACGGTGGGTCGGTGGCTGGAACAACGAATTCAAGTTCAAGCGCTTCACCGGAAGCTTTCTGTTCGACTTCCACGTGGGCGGTCAGTTCTTCAGCAATACCAACATGATGTGCGATCAGAGCGGAATGTGCGCGAACACGCTGAAGGGACGCGAGGTTGACTGGAACAATCCCGGCATCGTGGTCAAGGGGATCGACAAGGCGTCAGGCAAGCCGAACACGGTCAACGTCACGTCGGAGCAGTACTTCCAATCGCTGTGGCTGTTCAATCAGGCGTACACGTACACCGATACGTACGTCAAGCTGCGCGAGGTACGAGTTGGCTATGACCTGCCAACCACTCTTGCGAACCGATTCAGCGCTCAAACGATCAACGTCGCACTCGTAGGACGGAATCTCTGGACGCAAACGAACGTGCCGAACATCGACCCTGAGTTCACGTACAACACTGGAAATGCACAGGGGCTTGAATTTGCTCCAATGCCGACGACGCGCAGCATCGGCATCACGTTCCAGGTCACCCCATAA
- a CDS encoding M1 family metallopeptidase: MRKITLLCATTFIMGVVAVVPIVPIAAQQDTPRVFTHADTLRGSDTPERAWWDATFYDLHVKVDPSDSTISGYNGITYRIVKPAREMQVDLQVPMEVDSMVQDGQKVSYRRDGNAFFVSLVAPQPVGHSKSMTVFYHGRPRVAKRAPWDGGFVWAHDSAGHSWIATACEGLGASVWWPNKDLEADEPDSQRIAITVPDSIIDVSNGRLRKTTHNADHTTTYDWFVENPINNYDVEVNAGKYAHFSDTYKGEDGTLTLDFWPLAYNVDKARKQFPQAKSMLACFEHWFGPYPWYKDGYKLIEAPHLGMEHQSGVAYGNHYENGYLGRDLSKTGWGLKWDFIIVHESAHEWWGNSLTAKDHADMWIHESFANYSENLYTECQDGKAAGAAYVIGTRKLIRNDKPIVGHFNVNDEGSGDMYYKGGNMLHTIRQIVNNDAKWRGILRGLQKTYRHQIVSGTEVENYISKHAGIDLGKLFQEYLNTTMVPTFEYRINGSQLSYRWSNVVPGFAMPVKVSLTDHGTAFVYPTETWKTATLSLKSPDSFHVDENFYVNSQNMDKPAEKPASVASR, from the coding sequence ATGCGAAAGATCACTCTTCTCTGTGCAACCACCTTCATAATGGGCGTGGTTGCAGTCGTCCCGATTGTGCCGATTGCTGCTCAACAGGACACTCCGCGTGTGTTCACTCATGCCGACACGCTGCGCGGCAGCGACACGCCTGAGCGCGCATGGTGGGACGCGACGTTCTACGACCTGCACGTGAAGGTCGATCCATCCGACAGCACGATCAGCGGTTATAACGGCATCACGTACCGCATCGTCAAGCCTGCGCGCGAAATGCAGGTCGATCTTCAGGTCCCCATGGAAGTCGACAGTATGGTGCAGGATGGGCAGAAGGTCAGCTATCGGCGTGACGGGAACGCATTCTTCGTTTCGCTCGTAGCGCCGCAGCCTGTCGGCCATAGCAAGTCGATGACGGTGTTCTACCACGGACGGCCGCGCGTCGCGAAACGCGCTCCGTGGGATGGCGGTTTCGTATGGGCGCACGACAGTGCAGGCCACTCGTGGATCGCGACCGCCTGCGAGGGATTGGGCGCAAGCGTGTGGTGGCCCAACAAGGATCTCGAGGCCGACGAGCCCGACAGTCAGCGCATTGCCATAACGGTACCGGATTCGATCATCGACGTTTCCAACGGCCGCCTGCGGAAGACCACGCACAATGCCGATCACACGACGACGTACGACTGGTTCGTCGAGAATCCGATCAACAATTATGATGTCGAAGTCAACGCCGGCAAGTACGCTCACTTCAGCGATACGTACAAGGGCGAGGACGGTACTCTGACGCTCGACTTCTGGCCGCTCGCGTACAACGTCGACAAGGCCAGGAAACAGTTCCCGCAGGCGAAATCCATGCTCGCATGCTTCGAGCACTGGTTCGGTCCGTACCCGTGGTACAAGGACGGCTACAAACTCATCGAGGCTCCGCACCTCGGCATGGAGCATCAGAGCGGCGTCGCGTACGGCAACCACTACGAGAACGGGTATCTGGGCCGCGATCTCTCGAAGACTGGATGGGGACTCAAGTGGGACTTCATCATAGTGCACGAGAGCGCGCACGAGTGGTGGGGCAACAGCCTCACGGCGAAGGATCACGCGGACATGTGGATCCACGAGAGCTTCGCGAATTATTCCGAGAACCTTTACACTGAATGTCAGGACGGGAAGGCTGCGGGCGCTGCGTACGTGATCGGCACACGGAAGCTGATCAGGAACGACAAGCCGATCGTCGGACACTTCAACGTGAATGACGAAGGCTCGGGCGACATGTACTACAAGGGCGGCAACATGCTGCACACGATTCGTCAGATTGTCAACAACGACGCAAAGTGGCGCGGTATTTTGCGCGGCCTGCAGAAGACGTACCGGCACCAGATCGTAAGCGGAACTGAAGTGGAGAACTACATCAGCAAGCACGCAGGGATCGATCTCGGCAAGTTATTCCAGGAGTACCTCAACACGACGATGGTTCCGACCTTTGAATATCGCATCAACGGCTCCCAGCTGTCGTATCGCTGGTCCAACGTCGTTCCCGGATTCGCGATGCCGGTGAAGGTTTCGCTCACGGATCACGGCACCGCCTTCGTCTATCCGACGGAGACGTGGAAGACGGCCACGCTGTCGCTCAAGTCGCCCGATTCGTTCCATGTGGACGAGAACTTCTACGTCAATTCGCAGAACATGGACAAACCCGCGGAGAAGCCGGCATCGGTCGCTTCGCGGTAA
- a CDS encoding superoxide dismutase family protein, with translation MSILKIAAAGLSVGTLAACASAGAPLSAAPPAASAHAVVMSSAGERIGTATLTQDAGGTVHVHMKVAGLPSGLHGVHIHAVGSCVAPAFTSAGGHFNPESKHHGLNNPSGPHAGDLPNMTVDASGNAEYDARTSRVSLTPGAHSLFDADGSALVIHAAADDNMSDPAGNAGARIACGEIMSGTA, from the coding sequence ATGTCTATCCTGAAAATTGCTGCAGCGGGATTGTCAGTTGGGACGCTTGCCGCGTGCGCGTCCGCGGGTGCACCGCTCAGCGCAGCTCCGCCCGCCGCAAGTGCACATGCGGTCGTCATGAGTTCCGCGGGCGAGCGCATCGGAACCGCGACACTCACGCAGGATGCCGGCGGCACGGTGCACGTCCACATGAAAGTCGCAGGATTGCCCTCCGGACTGCATGGAGTACACATACATGCAGTTGGTTCGTGCGTCGCGCCGGCGTTCACCTCTGCCGGCGGTCATTTCAATCCGGAATCAAAACATCACGGGTTGAACAACCCTTCAGGACCGCATGCGGGCGATCTTCCGAACATGACCGTGGATGCGTCGGGCAACGCGGAGTACGATGCGAGGACGAGCCGCGTGTCGCTGACGCCGGGTGCGCACAGCCTGTTCGATGCCGACGGAAGCGCGCTGGTGATCCACGCAGCGGCGGATGACAACATGAGCGATCCGGCTGGAAATGCAGGTGCGCGCATAGCGTGCGGGGAGATCATGTCGGGGACCGCCTGA
- a CDS encoding ATP-binding protein, whose amino-acid sequence MLAESSPDPILTIDETSTIVFANEAAERAFGYSVGEMVGQSLHMLIPADLRERHAAGVAHYVNTGVRRIAWQGLRVPVRTKSGTELPVEISFGEFEWQGQRLFSGFLRDISQQVESERVIGAAHAQLQEQASELEQQVEEAQMLTEELELSNAEAELRAQLAASSAERAKRLLALSTELNKAATASDVADLILDAGMSAVGADAGSFAVISHDDGGSVQFEIIRTRGFSAEISEAYRRFDLQPGRPLSDAVLRGDVVLVRSRDDARRRYPTVADVGYEGFVGVPVFIGGLAVATIAFSFSEPQDFDEPTETFLRTVGQQCAQALERARLYDERAVQAERGEFLAEATRLLSSSLDYEATLASLTEAAVPMLADWCAVDIVREPRLREWPPRLTRLAVAHKDPAKRALGLTLEERFPIDWDSPDGTPAVVRDGATQFIPFVTDDMLGRAARSAEHLTALQHLHFSSVIMVPLQARGLTLGVLTLVMGESGRHYATDDVALAKDLAARAATAIDNARLFREAQTARAVAEAATVRAASANKAKSNFLATMSHEIRTPINAVLGYAELLALELAGPLTDEQRAQLARIRASTAHLLTLVNDVLDLAKIESGTLRVDMGEVLASDTMNAALSLVAPQAIAKGVRISERCTGACDTDTPRYVGDPDRVRQILVNLLANAVKFTDPGGAVTVDCRLVDHTPRGQSLTRGRSFVGFSIRDTGIGVPREQLEHIFEAFVQGESDRRSPYTREQAGTGLGLAISQQLAHRMDGEITVDSEQGAGSVFTLLMPAAEPRGGGLE is encoded by the coding sequence GTGCTGGCAGAAAGCTCGCCGGACCCGATTCTCACGATCGACGAGACAAGCACCATCGTCTTCGCGAATGAGGCAGCGGAGCGCGCGTTCGGCTACAGCGTAGGGGAAATGGTCGGACAGTCGCTTCACATGCTGATCCCGGCGGATCTCCGCGAGCGACACGCCGCCGGCGTCGCGCATTACGTGAACACTGGTGTGCGACGGATTGCATGGCAGGGGTTACGAGTGCCGGTCCGCACCAAGTCCGGCACCGAGCTGCCGGTCGAGATCTCCTTCGGTGAATTCGAGTGGCAGGGTCAGAGGCTCTTCTCCGGCTTCCTGCGCGACATATCGCAGCAGGTGGAGAGTGAGCGTGTCATTGGTGCGGCCCACGCTCAGTTGCAGGAGCAGGCGAGCGAGCTCGAGCAGCAGGTGGAAGAAGCTCAGATGCTGACTGAGGAGCTCGAGCTGAGCAACGCCGAGGCGGAGCTGCGCGCGCAGCTTGCCGCGTCGTCCGCCGAGCGCGCGAAGCGGCTGCTTGCGCTCTCCACGGAGTTGAACAAGGCTGCCACCGCATCGGATGTGGCGGACCTGATACTCGACGCGGGGATGTCGGCGGTCGGCGCCGACGCGGGATCATTCGCGGTGATCTCGCACGACGACGGTGGCAGCGTGCAATTCGAAATAATTCGTACCCGTGGCTTCAGCGCAGAGATCTCGGAAGCCTACCGTCGTTTCGATCTGCAGCCAGGCCGGCCGCTTTCCGACGCGGTGCTTCGCGGCGATGTCGTTCTCGTACGCTCGCGTGATGATGCACGACGACGCTATCCGACTGTTGCTGATGTCGGCTACGAGGGGTTTGTTGGCGTACCGGTGTTCATCGGTGGCCTTGCGGTCGCGACCATCGCGTTCAGCTTCAGTGAGCCGCAGGACTTCGACGAGCCGACCGAGACGTTTCTCCGCACCGTGGGACAACAGTGTGCGCAGGCGCTCGAGCGGGCGCGTCTTTATGATGAGCGCGCCGTCCAGGCCGAACGCGGTGAATTTCTGGCGGAGGCGACCCGGCTGCTGTCATCTTCGCTCGACTACGAGGCAACCCTCGCATCACTGACAGAAGCAGCGGTTCCCATGCTCGCCGATTGGTGTGCGGTGGACATCGTGAGGGAACCAAGGTTGCGGGAATGGCCGCCGCGTCTCACTCGGCTCGCCGTCGCACACAAGGATCCGGCGAAGCGCGCACTCGGTCTCACGCTGGAGGAGCGGTTCCCGATCGATTGGGATTCGCCCGACGGTACACCCGCTGTGGTGCGCGATGGTGCAACGCAATTCATTCCATTTGTCACGGATGACATGCTTGGTCGCGCCGCTCGCAGCGCGGAGCATCTGACCGCGCTGCAGCATCTTCACTTCTCGTCGGTCATAATGGTACCGTTGCAGGCCCGTGGTCTCACACTCGGCGTCCTCACGCTCGTGATGGGAGAGTCGGGGCGCCACTATGCGACGGACGACGTGGCGCTCGCGAAGGATCTTGCGGCGCGCGCGGCGACCGCGATCGACAATGCGCGTCTGTTCCGTGAAGCGCAGACGGCGAGAGCGGTTGCGGAGGCGGCGACGGTTCGTGCGGCGTCGGCGAACAAGGCGAAGAGCAACTTTCTGGCGACGATGTCGCATGAGATCCGGACGCCGATCAACGCAGTCCTTGGCTACGCCGAGCTGCTCGCCCTGGAGCTGGCGGGCCCGCTGACCGACGAACAGCGCGCACAGCTGGCGCGAATTCGTGCAAGCACCGCACATCTTCTCACGCTTGTAAATGACGTGCTCGATCTCGCGAAGATCGAATCCGGCACGCTGCGAGTGGATATGGGAGAGGTTCTGGCATCGGATACGATGAACGCGGCGCTGTCGCTCGTGGCTCCTCAGGCGATTGCGAAGGGAGTGCGGATCAGCGAGCGCTGCACCGGTGCCTGCGACACCGACACACCGCGGTACGTAGGCGATCCGGACCGGGTGCGGCAGATACTGGTCAACCTGTTGGCCAACGCAGTCAAGTTCACCGACCCGGGCGGCGCCGTAACCGTCGATTGCAGGCTGGTCGACCATACGCCGCGCGGCCAATCGCTCACGCGCGGGCGGTCATTCGTCGGCTTCAGCATTCGCGATACGGGGATCGGCGTTCCGCGGGAACAGCTGGAGCACATTTTCGAGGCGTTCGTGCAGGGGGAGAGCGATCGTCGCAGCCCGTACACGCGCGAGCAGGCCGGCACGGGGCTGGGGCTCGCGATCAGCCAGCAACTGGCGCACAGGATGGATGGCGAGATAACGGTGGACAGCGAGCAAGGGGCAGGGTCGGTGTTCACGTTGCTGATGCCCGCCGCGGAGCCGCGGGGCGGGGGTCTGGAGTAG
- a CDS encoding cold-shock protein, translated as MRTTGTVKWFNDAKGFGFITPENGTKDCFVHHSAIGGSGFKTLAEGERVEFEIVQGQKGPAAENVTKIG; from the coding sequence ATGCGTACGACCGGTACTGTTAAGTGGTTCAACGACGCGAAGGGCTTCGGCTTCATCACGCCTGAGAATGGTACGAAGGATTGCTTCGTTCATCATTCCGCGATTGGTGGATCCGGCTTCAAGACTCTCGCCGAAGGCGAGCGCGTCGAGTTCGAGATCGTGCAGGGCCAGAAGGGTCCCGCGGCCGAGAACGTAACGAAGATCGGCTAG